The Candidatus Endomicrobium procryptotermitis genome window below encodes:
- a CDS encoding phage minor capsid protein — MLEASYLDHMSDGLDSIFSGLQTSIETSLAARLKRANYGVSAQRWQQEKLKEVNSFYNAISSDVRGSLKSASSELQSVLKSASAKSITNDNRILRLSGTATATTSSLDRWAQIIEAGYIQTMGTLTNLSNTTGSIAISKFTAFLDTAHFEVVSGAFTPDKAVESAVRKLAQEGVYSIEYSSGRSISVEAGARRAIVTGVNRTTANISLNRTIELDYDTVKTSEHIGAREEHAAWQGRIFSLTGKSSKYPNFYEATGYGTVTGLCGANCRHNFYPCDPRVEDPFAEIFTSKENAEMYALDQEQRYNERMIRGWKRRADVMEAGGQDNTAELLKVKEWQKRQSEFVKSNNLARQYAREKIA; from the coding sequence ATGCTTGAAGCATCTTACCTTGACCATATGAGCGATGGGCTTGATTCAATTTTCTCGGGGCTTCAAACGAGTATTGAAACAAGTCTTGCCGCACGTTTGAAAAGGGCAAACTACGGCGTTTCAGCACAGCGTTGGCAGCAGGAAAAATTAAAGGAAGTTAATTCATTTTATAACGCAATATCAAGCGATGTACGCGGATCCTTGAAATCGGCAAGCAGTGAACTTCAATCAGTTTTAAAAAGTGCATCGGCTAAAAGCATTACAAACGATAATAGGATACTGCGTCTTTCCGGAACGGCAACGGCCACAACTTCAAGTTTGGATAGGTGGGCGCAAATAATTGAAGCCGGATATATTCAAACGATGGGAACCTTGACAAATCTTTCAAACACGACAGGTTCTATTGCAATATCAAAGTTCACGGCGTTTCTTGATACAGCACATTTTGAGGTTGTCAGCGGAGCTTTCACTCCGGATAAAGCAGTAGAGAGTGCAGTACGTAAGCTGGCACAAGAAGGCGTTTATTCAATCGAGTATTCAAGCGGTAGAAGTATTTCAGTAGAGGCTGGTGCGCGCCGGGCAATTGTAACTGGAGTGAATAGAACTACAGCGAATATCTCTCTTAATCGTACCATAGAACTTGATTACGATACCGTCAAAACTTCAGAGCATATCGGCGCAAGAGAAGAGCATGCGGCTTGGCAGGGAAGGATATTCAGTTTAACTGGAAAGAGTTCTAAATATCCGAATTTCTACGAAGCAACCGGCTATGGTACAGTCACAGGACTTTGCGGCGCAAACTGCAGACATAATTTTTACCCTTGCGATCCACGCGTTGAAGATCCATTTGCAGAGATATTTACATCAAAAGAAAATGCCGAAATGTATGCGCTTGACCAAGAGCAGAGATACAACGAAAGAATGATACGCGGATGGAAGCGCAGAGCAGACGTTATGGAAGCCGGTGGGCAAGATAATACTGCAGAACTTTTAAAAGTAAAAGAATGGCAGAAGCGCCAATCAGAATTCGTCAAATCAAATAATCTCGCGCGACAGTATGCCCGCGAAAAAATAGCCTAA